One Halarcobacter ebronensis genomic window carries:
- the pta gene encoding phosphate acetyltransferase, with product MGLIESIKENAKRELKTIVLPEPEDERVLKATAMVLEEKTANVILIGNEEKIKADANSCGANIEGATIIDPKSYAGIDKYIHELMELRKSKCMTKEEATELMTSEPRFFGCMMVRLGDADGLVAGSNSPTADVLRAGIQVIKTAPGIKTVSSAFVMETADGKFGDNGLLLFADCAVLPEPTAEQLADIASSTAATAKSVVGLEPRVAMLSFSTMGSASHPLVSKVQEAVQILKDRAVDFAFDGEMQADAAIVEAIGAKKAPDSKVAGKANILVFPDLQSGNIGYKLVQRFANAQAHGPIVQGLAKPVNDLSRGCSVEDIANLVAITATQC from the coding sequence ATGGGTTTAATAGAGAGTATTAAAGAGAATGCAAAAAGAGAGCTTAAAACTATAGTACTTCCAGAACCAGAGGATGAGAGAGTCCTAAAAGCTACGGCAATGGTTTTGGAAGAGAAAACTGCAAATGTAATCTTAATTGGAAACGAAGAGAAGATTAAAGCAGATGCAAACTCATGTGGTGCCAACATAGAAGGTGCTACGATTATCGATCCTAAATCTTATGCTGGAATAGATAAATATATTCACGAATTAATGGAATTAAGAAAATCTAAATGTATGACTAAAGAAGAGGCAACTGAACTTATGACTAGTGAGCCTAGATTTTTTGGTTGTATGATGGTAAGACTAGGTGATGCAGATGGCTTAGTTGCAGGATCAAACTCACCAACTGCTGATGTATTAAGAGCAGGAATTCAAGTAATAAAAACAGCACCAGGGATAAAAACTGTATCATCAGCATTTGTAATGGAAACAGCAGATGGTAAATTTGGAGACAATGGACTTCTATTGTTTGCAGATTGTGCAGTATTACCAGAACCAACAGCAGAACAATTAGCTGACATTGCTTCTAGTACAGCAGCAACAGCTAAATCAGTTGTAGGGTTAGAGCCAAGAGTAGCAATGTTATCATTTTCTACAATGGGAAGTGCTTCACATCCACTTGTATCAAAAGTACAAGAGGCAGTTCAAATATTAAAAGATAGAGCTGTTGATTTTGCTTTTGATGGAGAGATGCAAGCGGATGCAGCAATAGTTGAAGCAATTGGAGCAAAAAAAGCGCCAGATTCAAAAGTAGCAGGAAAAGCTAATATATTAGTATTCCCTGATTTACAATCTGGAAATATAGGGTATAAATTAGTACAAAGATTTGCAAATGCACAAGCGCATGGACCAATTGTACAAGGATTAGCAAAACCAGTAAATGACTTATCAAGAGGGTGTTCAGTAGAAGACATTGCAAACTTAGTAGCTATAACAGCAACACAATGTTAA
- a CDS encoding acetate/propionate family kinase gives MLVFILNAGSSSLKYQLMNPVIKKVFASGICERIGIDGVLKHEYGDGKELKLEIDMPTHKEAIEAVLSTLTVGEGKVIDSIDSIQATGHRVAHGGEFFQKSTLVTEEVIAKIEALIPLAPLHNPANILGMKICQELLPGKPNVAVFDTVFHQTMPDYAYMYALPYDQYTKHKIRKYGFHGTSHYYVSNEARQMLDKKRNTRIIVCHLGNGSSVTAVLNGKSIDTSMGLTPVQGLMMGTRSGDVGAGAISYMMKQEGLDIDQITELMNKKSGILGISGKSSDLREVLAAMHDDERCRLAVDMVAYNIKKYVGSYVAALDGVDALCFTGGIGENSALIREIVCTGLDGMGLVLDPIKNNKNRNDARDIATNSSAARIFVIPTNEEYVIANDTYKVVMES, from the coding sequence ATGTTAGTATTTATTTTAAACGCAGGTAGTTCATCATTAAAGTATCAATTAATGAATCCAGTGATAAAAAAAGTTTTTGCATCAGGGATTTGTGAGAGAATTGGTATAGATGGGGTATTAAAGCATGAGTATGGGGATGGCAAAGAGCTTAAGTTAGAGATTGACATGCCTACACACAAAGAAGCTATTGAAGCTGTTTTATCTACTTTAACTGTGGGTGAAGGTAAGGTTATTGATTCAATTGATAGTATCCAAGCAACAGGACATAGGGTTGCCCATGGTGGAGAGTTTTTCCAAAAATCAACACTTGTTACAGAAGAGGTTATTGCTAAAATTGAGGCGCTTATTCCCTTAGCACCTCTGCATAACCCTGCAAATATTTTAGGAATGAAAATTTGTCAAGAGCTACTTCCAGGAAAACCAAATGTTGCTGTTTTTGATACTGTGTTTCATCAAACTATGCCTGATTATGCTTATATGTATGCCTTGCCTTATGATCAATATACTAAACACAAAATTAGAAAATATGGTTTCCATGGGACAAGCCACTACTATGTTTCAAATGAAGCTAGACAAATGTTAGATAAAAAAAGAAACACAAGAATTATTGTTTGTCACTTAGGAAATGGTTCATCTGTAACAGCTGTATTAAATGGAAAATCAATTGATACTTCAATGGGTCTTACTCCTGTTCAAGGTCTTATGATGGGTACTAGATCTGGAGATGTTGGTGCTGGTGCAATTAGTTATATGATGAAACAAGAGGGACTTGATATTGACCAAATAACTGAACTTATGAACAAAAAATCTGGTATCTTGGGAATCTCTGGAAAATCCTCTGACTTAAGGGAAGTTCTTGCTGCTATGCACGATGATGAAAGATGTAGATTAGCTGTTGATATGGTTGCTTATAATATCAAAAAATATGTTGGTTCTTATGTTGCTGCACTTGATGGTGTTGATGCTTTATGTTTTACTGGTGGTATTGGTGAAAACTCTGCACTTATTAGAGAGATAGTTTGTACTGGACTTGATGGTATGGGATTAGTTTTAGACCCAATCAAAAATAATAAAAATAGAAATGATGCAAGGGATATTGCAACAAATAGTTCTGCTGCTAGAATCTTTGTTATTCCAACAAATGAAGAGTATGTAATTGCTAATGACACTTATAAAGTTGTTATGGAATCATAA
- the cowN gene encoding N(2)-fixation sustaining protein CowN has protein sequence MSKLEIKVDESYESFKNIDCFENACVVIDNMLRVLENPKNMNIYWKKIIPMIPQAYYTRDPKADTKEELLYLVCSNSFYLDELFEKAEDEEAIHALSKCEQECC, from the coding sequence ATGTCTAAATTAGAGATTAAAGTAGATGAGAGTTATGAGAGTTTTAAAAACATAGATTGTTTTGAAAATGCTTGTGTTGTTATTGATAATATGTTAAGGGTTCTTGAAAATCCAAAAAATATGAATATCTATTGGAAAAAAATCATTCCAATGATTCCTCAAGCATATTATACAAGAGATCCAAAAGCAGATACAAAAGAGGAGTTACTGTATTTGGTATGTTCAAATAGTTTCTATCTTGATGAACTTTTTGAAAAAGCAGAAGATGAAGAGGCAATTCATGCTTTAAGTAAATGTGAGCAGGAGTGTTGTTAA
- a CDS encoding AraC family transcriptional regulator, translating to MVKVSSVTFHYVLKALQANTKISIEEMLEVANLDKEIILRTDYQINSRKLSEIFKYCMEKSNDFSLSLKIGSSITYHSLGILGYLMLNADSLKDMIEKFNYYQNLISGFVKFHLELSEEYYKLSIYINENPSIPVPSFHAEVHLSAILSILSQIVDKKIVPDKTYFSGERVSHLDEYKKIFGERIFFDAGENSIFFNHRTLLTKVDNSNPAMLEYFKMQANKILDDMKESSCYSKVKREILKNIGENEISIEFIAQKLGMGTRTLQYSLKQENKKFRDALLSVRMNLANHYINNTKMDFSSIAFYLGYSEPSSFFRAYKNYFDKTPTQNLKLK from the coding sequence ATGGTAAAAGTCTCATCTGTAACCTTTCATTATGTATTAAAAGCTCTTCAAGCAAATACAAAAATATCTATTGAAGAGATGTTAGAGGTTGCAAATTTAGACAAAGAGATTATTCTAAGAACTGATTATCAAATAAATAGTAGAAAACTATCTGAAATCTTTAAATATTGTATGGAAAAAAGCAATGATTTTTCTCTCTCTTTAAAAATTGGAAGTTCTATAACCTATCACTCTTTAGGTATTCTTGGTTATTTAATGTTAAATGCAGATTCCTTAAAAGATATGATAGAGAAGTTTAATTATTATCAGAATTTAATTAGTGGATTTGTTAAGTTTCATTTAGAACTAAGTGAAGAGTACTATAAACTTTCAATTTATATCAATGAAAATCCATCTATTCCTGTACCAAGTTTTCATGCAGAAGTTCACTTAAGTGCAATTCTTTCAATTCTTTCTCAAATAGTAGATAAGAAAATTGTTCCAGATAAAACCTACTTTTCAGGGGAGAGAGTTTCCCACTTAGATGAGTATAAAAAGATATTTGGGGAGAGAATCTTTTTTGATGCAGGTGAAAACTCTATATTTTTTAACCATAGAACACTCTTAACAAAAGTTGATAATTCAAATCCAGCAATGCTTGAGTATTTTAAGATGCAAGCAAATAAAATTTTAGATGATATGAAAGAGAGCTCTTGTTATAGTAAAGTAAAAAGAGAGATACTTAAAAATATTGGTGAAAATGAGATAAGTATAGAGTTTATTGCTCAAAAATTAGGGATGGGAACTAGAACTTTACAATATAGTTTAAAACAAGAGAACAAAAAATTTAGAGATGCACTTTTATCTGTTAGAATGAATTTAGCAAATCACTATATAAACAATACCAAAATGGATTTTAGCAGTATTGCTTTTTATTTAGGATATAGCGAACCAAGCTCTTTCTTTAGAGCATATAAAAACTATTTTGATAAAACACCAACGCAGAATTTAAAATTAAAGTAA
- a CDS encoding acetate/propionate family kinase, producing MLILVLNAGSSSLKYQLINAETGEVKASGLCERIGIDGVMKHEIAEYRKLVIDHPMPTHKEAIEFMLNILTHDDTQVIASIDEISAIGHRVVHGGEYFKRSTLINKSVIRKIEELIPLAPLHNPAHILGINICQELMPGKPNVAVFDTAFHQTMPEENYLYAVPHEDYTEHHLRKYGFHGTSHFYVSGEAIKMLDKKDTKVIVCHLGNGSSICAVKNGKSVDTTMGLTPLEGLIMGTRSGDIDAGVVPYLMEKKGMDTHHIIDYLNKKSGILGISGISSDLREVIRAANEGDHRSKICIEMLCNRIRKYIASYTAVLGGVDAICFTAGIGENADLIREKVCTGLEFLGVEIDKKKNKIRESTNREINKDSSKVKIYVIPTKEEYVIAQDTYKLVK from the coding sequence ATGTTAATTCTTGTTTTAAATGCAGGTAGTTCATCACTAAAATATCAATTAATTAATGCTGAAACAGGAGAGGTTAAAGCTTCTGGACTTTGTGAGAGAATTGGTATTGATGGAGTAATGAAACACGAGATTGCTGAGTATAGAAAATTGGTAATTGATCATCCAATGCCTACACACAAAGAAGCAATAGAGTTTATGTTAAATATCCTAACACATGATGATACACAAGTAATTGCAAGTATTGATGAAATTTCAGCTATTGGACACAGAGTTGTTCATGGTGGAGAGTATTTTAAAAGATCAACACTAATAAATAAAAGTGTAATCAGAAAAATTGAAGAGCTTATTCCACTTGCACCATTACACAACCCTGCACATATTTTAGGTATTAATATTTGTCAAGAGCTAATGCCTGGAAAACCAAATGTTGCAGTATTTGATACAGCATTTCACCAAACAATGCCTGAAGAAAACTACCTTTATGCTGTTCCCCATGAAGACTATACAGAACACCATTTAAGAAAATATGGTTTCCATGGAACAAGCCACTTCTATGTTTCAGGTGAAGCAATTAAAATGTTGGATAAAAAAGATACAAAAGTTATTGTTTGTCACTTAGGAAATGGTTCATCAATTTGTGCTGTTAAAAATGGTAAATCAGTTGATACAACAATGGGATTAACTCCACTTGAAGGTCTTATTATGGGAACAAGAAGTGGAGATATTGATGCAGGTGTTGTGCCATATCTAATGGAAAAAAAGGGTATGGATACTCACCATATTATTGATTATTTAAATAAAAAATCAGGAATCTTGGGAATTTCTGGAATTTCATCTGATTTAAGAGAAGTTATTAGAGCAGCTAATGAAGGAGATCATAGATCAAAAATTTGTATAGAGATGCTTTGTAATAGAATTAGAAAATATATTGCTTCATACACAGCTGTATTAGGTGGAGTTGATGCTATATGTTTTACAGCTGGAATTGGAGAAAATGCTGACTTAATTAGAGAAAAAGTTTGTACTGGTCTTGAATTCTTAGGTGTAGAAATTGATAAAAAGAAAAACAAAATAAGAGAGAGTACAAATAGGGAGATAAACAAAGATAGTTCTAAAGTTAAAATCTATGTTATCCCTACAAAAGAAGAGTATGTAATTGCTCAAGACACATATAAACTTGTAAAGTAA
- a CDS encoding 3'-5' exonuclease — translation MFKKIENYFNKKNLKDEKYLYLFDKPSCEEYVCFDCETTGLNPKKDDIISIGAVIIKENTILSSKKFIKFIKPKTKLQEEAIKVHHIRECDLEEAEDIDNVINEFLEFIGNRKLVGYFLEFDLAMINKYLKPKIGIKLPNRAYEVSAIYHDWKIEKIPQSNIDLRFDTIMRELQIPTMGKHDAYNDAIMTAMMFIKLKNQPKVKIK, via the coding sequence ATGTTTAAAAAGATAGAAAACTACTTTAATAAAAAAAATCTAAAAGATGAAAAATATCTATATCTTTTTGATAAACCTTCTTGTGAGGAGTATGTCTGTTTTGATTGCGAAACCACAGGATTAAACCCAAAAAAAGATGATATTATCTCAATTGGTGCTGTTATAATAAAAGAGAATACTATTCTTTCAAGTAAAAAATTTATTAAGTTTATAAAACCAAAAACAAAACTTCAAGAGGAAGCTATAAAAGTTCATCACATAAGAGAGTGTGATTTGGAAGAGGCAGAAGATATTGATAACGTTATTAATGAATTTCTTGAATTTATAGGAAATAGAAAACTTGTAGGTTATTTTTTAGAGTTTGACCTTGCTATGATAAATAAATATTTAAAACCCAAAATTGGTATAAAACTACCAAATAGAGCCTATGAAGTCTCTGCAATATATCATGATTGGAAAATTGAAAAAATTCCTCAAAGTAATATTGACCTAAGATTTGATACAATTATGAGAGAGTTACAAATTCCCACTATGGGAAAACATGATGCATATAATGATGCAATCATGACCGCTATGATGTTTATTAAACTCAAAAATCAACCAAAAGTTAAAATAAAATAG
- a CDS encoding putative nucleotidyltransferase substrate binding domain-containing protein — MSIHEQIAFIKEIPPFDNLTKSQLDFFAENLDIIYLKKDVILQQEGVEPKNLYFIIKGIVQEKQAEEVISIYSNSEIFDPISLIENRSKYSFVTAQETICYILPRAAFIKILHENPALESFFFQSISQKLNANMDNEKNKDLANMMVAKVKDANVHRAVIVPFETTIFEAVQIIKDERVPTLLLKDNKDEIHIVTDSDFREKVILNRMDFDDIVGKISNSGLKYVNENDFLFNAQLLMTKHRLKRLVVKNNKDEIVGIIDQISLSSFFATHTFSVSNEIDNAKNIEELKKASQSFNKIIKSLHAKGVKVDFISRLINQLNRKVMNKLFLMLAPKELIGKSALLVMGSEGRGEQILKTDQDNALLIDDSCECTQEQIEEFAKLYTETLVDFGFPRCEGNIMVSNPYWCRRLKDFKDLIYEWVMKPSGDNFMNLAIFYDAVCASGNRVLLDELKEYLFKIGSTSKTFYMHFAKIIMDFNVPLGFFDGFVFDSKDKEHKDEIDIKKGGIFIIVQSIRTLSLEHKLMRVNTLKRIQELEKKGEFDKEFASEITEAFNFLLTLKLKSNLEKLDSGKKIDNYINPENLTTMEKDLLKDSFKIVNKLKKKLEHHYKLNYV, encoded by the coding sequence ATGAGCATACATGAACAAATAGCTTTTATAAAAGAGATTCCACCTTTTGATAATCTTACAAAGTCTCAACTAGATTTTTTTGCAGAAAATCTTGATATTATCTATTTAAAAAAAGATGTTATTCTCCAACAAGAGGGAGTTGAACCCAAAAATCTTTACTTTATCATCAAAGGAATTGTACAAGAAAAACAAGCAGAGGAAGTAATCTCTATTTACTCAAATAGTGAAATTTTTGATCCAATTTCACTTATAGAAAACCGTTCAAAATACTCGTTTGTAACTGCTCAAGAGACAATTTGTTATATTCTACCAAGGGCTGCATTTATAAAAATCTTACATGAAAATCCAGCTTTAGAGAGTTTTTTCTTTCAATCAATTTCACAAAAACTAAATGCAAATATGGATAATGAAAAGAACAAAGATTTAGCAAATATGATGGTTGCAAAAGTAAAAGATGCAAATGTACATAGAGCTGTAATAGTTCCTTTTGAAACCACAATTTTTGAAGCAGTACAAATAATAAAAGATGAAAGAGTTCCAACTCTTTTGTTAAAGGATAACAAAGATGAGATTCATATTGTAACTGACTCTGATTTTAGAGAAAAAGTTATTTTAAACAGAATGGATTTTGATGATATAGTTGGAAAGATTTCAAACTCAGGACTTAAGTATGTAAATGAAAATGATTTTTTGTTTAATGCCCAACTTCTTATGACAAAACATAGATTAAAACGTTTAGTTGTAAAAAATAACAAAGATGAAATAGTTGGAATTATTGATCAAATTTCACTCTCTTCATTTTTTGCAACCCATACTTTTTCTGTCTCAAATGAGATTGATAATGCAAAAAATATTGAAGAACTTAAAAAAGCAAGCCAATCATTTAATAAAATAATTAAATCCCTTCACGCAAAAGGTGTAAAAGTTGATTTTATTTCAAGATTAATCAATCAACTAAATAGAAAAGTGATGAATAAACTTTTCCTTATGTTAGCTCCAAAAGAGTTAATTGGAAAATCAGCTCTTCTTGTAATGGGAAGTGAAGGAAGAGGTGAACAAATATTAAAAACTGACCAAGATAATGCATTACTTATTGATGATTCTTGTGAGTGTACGCAAGAACAAATAGAAGAGTTTGCAAAACTATACACAGAGACTTTGGTTGATTTTGGATTTCCTAGATGTGAAGGAAATATTATGGTTTCAAACCCTTATTGGTGTAGAAGATTAAAAGATTTTAAAGATTTAATTTATGAATGGGTAATGAAACCAAGTGGTGATAATTTTATGAATCTTGCTATTTTTTATGATGCTGTATGTGCTTCAGGAAATAGAGTACTTTTAGATGAGTTAAAAGAGTATCTTTTTAAAATAGGTTCAACTTCAAAAACCTTTTATATGCACTTTGCAAAAATCATTATGGACTTTAATGTTCCCCTTGGTTTTTTTGATGGATTTGTTTTTGACTCAAAAGATAAAGAGCACAAAGATGAAATAGATATCAAAAAAGGTGGTATTTTTATTATAGTTCAAAGTATCAGAACTCTTAGTTTAGAGCATAAATTAATGAGAGTAAACACCCTAAAAAGAATCCAAGAGTTAGAAAAAAAAGGAGAGTTTGATAAAGAGTTTGCCTCTGAAATAACTGAAGCTTTTAACTTTTTACTAACTTTAAAACTAAAATCAAATCTGGAAAAACTAGATAGCGGCAAAAAAATTGACAACTATATAAACCCAGAAAATCTTACAACAATGGAAAAAGATTTACTAAAAGATAGTTTTAAAATTGTTAATAAATTAAAGAAAAAACTTGAACACCACTATAAGTTAAATTATGTTTAA
- a CDS encoding cation acetate symporter: MFKIFAILSVLAVALFAGGDATFEATKRELNIPAIIMFFIFIGGTLGITYWAARRTKSASDFYTAGGGISGFQNGMAIAGDYMSAASFLGISGLVYLKGYDGLVYAVGFLVGWPVILFLMAEKLRNLGKFTFADIAAYRLGQKEIRTLAAFGSLAVVTLYLIAQMVGSGKLIQVLFGLEYEYAVVLVGVMMIIYVTFGGMLATTWVQIIKAILLLSGVSFMGFMVLSHFGFSFEALATKAVEIHKDGQAIMEPGGLVSDPISAISLGLALMLGTAGLPHVLMRFFTVGNAKEARKSVVYATGFIGYFYLVIAIIGLGAIVFLNSPEGAKYFVDGKLFGGNNMAAIHLSHVVGGNVFLGFISAVAFATILAVVSGLTLAGASAISHDIYASVINTNATEEQEIRISKIAVIVIGIIGVLLGIAFEQQNIAFMVGLAFAIAASANFPILFLSIYWSRLTTRGAVIGGFIGLLTAVILVILGPTVWVSILHNEEAIFPYKYPALFSVTAAFVGIWFFSITDNSQRAKDEQKAFEAQSVRAETGFGAAGAVDH, translated from the coding sequence ATGTTTAAAATATTTGCAATTTTATCAGTTTTAGCAGTTGCACTATTTGCAGGGGGAGATGCAACTTTTGAAGCAACAAAAAGAGAGTTGAATATCCCTGCAATTATAATGTTCTTTATCTTTATTGGTGGAACTTTAGGTATCACTTATTGGGCGGCAAGAAGAACAAAATCAGCTAGTGATTTTTATACAGCTGGGGGAGGTATCTCTGGATTTCAAAATGGTATGGCGATTGCAGGGGATTATATGTCTGCGGCATCATTCTTAGGTATCTCTGGACTTGTTTATCTAAAAGGTTATGATGGACTTGTTTATGCGGTTGGATTTTTAGTTGGTTGGCCTGTTATTTTATTTTTAATGGCAGAAAAACTAAGAAACTTAGGTAAATTTACTTTTGCAGATATTGCTGCATATAGACTTGGACAAAAAGAGATTAGAACACTAGCTGCTTTTGGTTCATTGGCTGTTGTTACTTTATACCTAATTGCACAAATGGTTGGTTCAGGAAAACTTATTCAAGTTCTATTTGGTTTAGAGTATGAGTATGCTGTTGTACTTGTTGGGGTAATGATGATTATTTATGTAACTTTTGGTGGAATGCTTGCAACAACTTGGGTACAGATTATTAAAGCAATTTTACTACTATCTGGAGTTTCTTTTATGGGATTTATGGTTCTAAGCCATTTTGGATTTAGTTTTGAAGCTCTTGCAACAAAAGCAGTTGAGATACACAAAGATGGACAAGCAATTATGGAACCAGGAGGATTAGTTTCTGATCCAATTTCTGCAATATCTTTAGGACTTGCATTAATGCTAGGAACAGCTGGATTACCACACGTTCTTATGAGATTCTTTACAGTTGGAAATGCAAAAGAGGCTAGAAAATCTGTTGTTTATGCAACAGGATTTATTGGTTACTTCTATTTAGTAATTGCAATTATTGGTCTTGGTGCAATTGTATTTTTAAACTCTCCAGAGGGAGCTAAATATTTTGTAGATGGTAAACTATTTGGTGGAAATAATATGGCTGCTATTCACCTTTCACATGTTGTAGGTGGAAATGTATTTTTAGGATTTATTTCAGCTGTTGCTTTTGCAACTATTTTAGCTGTTGTATCAGGACTAACTCTAGCAGGAGCTTCTGCAATATCTCATGATATTTATGCATCTGTAATTAATACAAATGCAACAGAAGAGCAAGAGATTAGAATCTCTAAAATTGCAGTAATTGTTATTGGTATTATTGGTGTTTTACTTGGTATTGCATTTGAACAACAAAATATTGCATTTATGGTTGGTCTTGCTTTTGCTATTGCAGCATCGGCAAATTTCCCTATTCTATTTTTATCAATTTATTGGTCAAGACTTACAACAAGAGGAGCAGTTATTGGTGGATTTATTGGATTACTTACAGCTGTAATTTTGGTTATACTTGGACCAACTGTTTGGGTTAGTATTTTACATAATGAAGAGGCTATCTTCCCATACAAATACCCTGCTTTATTCTCAGTAACAGCAGCATTTGTTGGTATTTGGTTCTTCTCTATTACAGATAACTCTCAAAGAGCAAAAGATGAACAAAAAGCTTTTGAAGCACAAAGTGTAAGAGCTGAAACAGGATTTGGAGCAGCAGGAGCTGTTGACCATTAA
- a CDS encoding DUF485 domain-containing protein, which produces MNDELVAKIKANPNYQELVKKRTGFAVKLGIFVLVMFYSYILTIAFNPSILGTKTGDGVMTIAYPIGIAIIVISFITTLIYVAKANGEYEDLIEKVREDVKDEL; this is translated from the coding sequence ATGAATGATGAATTAGTAGCAAAAATCAAAGCAAATCCTAACTATCAAGAGTTAGTAAAAAAAAGAACAGGCTTTGCCGTAAAACTTGGAATTTTTGTTTTGGTAATGTTTTACTCATATATTCTAACAATCGCATTTAACCCATCAATTCTTGGAACAAAAACAGGAGATGGAGTTATGACTATAGCATACCCTATTGGGATTGCAATCATTGTTATTAGTTTTATAACAACTTTAATATATGTGGCAAAAGCAAATGGTGAGTATGAAGATTTGATTGAAAAAGTAAGAGAAGATGTAAAGGATGAATTATAA
- a CDS encoding 3'-5' exonuclease, translated as MLKKFMNKIRKNSLKDKNFEYLFNEPPKDEYVCLDCETTGLNPKKDEILSIGAVIIKKNKILMRDTLNIFVKPSKGINSASIKIHQIRPVDLENASEPKEAIFKLLEFIGNRPIIGYYIKFDIAIISKYTKEYIGISLPNHQIEVSSMYFKTIKRRSEYEFVDLKFDTIMKELDIPELGKHDALNDALMTSMIFLKLKDKAPANTTFYTG; from the coding sequence ATGTTAAAAAAATTTATGAATAAAATTCGAAAGAATAGTCTAAAGGACAAAAATTTTGAATATCTTTTTAATGAACCACCAAAAGATGAATATGTGTGTTTAGATTGTGAAACAACAGGATTAAATCCAAAAAAAGATGAAATTTTATCTATTGGTGCAGTTATAATCAAAAAAAATAAGATTTTAATGAGAGATACTCTAAATATCTTTGTAAAACCCTCTAAAGGTATAAATAGTGCATCAATTAAAATTCATCAAATAAGACCTGTAGATTTAGAAAATGCCTCTGAACCAAAAGAAGCAATTTTTAAACTTCTTGAGTTTATAGGAAATAGACCAATAATTGGTTATTACATAAAATTTGATATTGCAATTATTTCTAAATATACAAAAGAGTATATAGGAATATCTCTTCCTAATCACCAAATTGAAGTTTCATCAATGTACTTTAAAACAATAAAAAGAAGAAGTGAGTATGAATTTGTTGATTTGAAATTTGACACAATTATGAAAGAGTTGGATATTCCTGAACTTGGAAAACATGATGCACTAAATGATGCGCTTATGACCTCAATGATTTTTCTAAAACTTAAGGATAAAGCACCTGCTAACACAACTTTTTATACTGGTTAA